One genomic region from Deltaproteobacteria bacterium encodes:
- a CDS encoding tyrosine--tRNA ligase, with the protein MTPAAQLAALRRGVVSILPEDELHARLETGKPLRVKLGVDPTAPDIHLGHTVPLVKLRQFQDLGHEAVLIIGDFTALIGDPSGRSTTRPVLGRAEIEANARTFTEQVFKILDRSRTEVRHNGEWLSKLSLEDVVRLTATMTVARMLERDDFRQRYAAGTPIGLHEFLYPLLQGYDSVAVRADVELGGTDQTFNLLVGRDLQRDAGQAGQVAVILPLLEGTDGVQKMSKSLGNHIGIAEPPEEMYGKVMSLSDALMLRYYELLSRADAEQREGVRHGRVHPMEAKKALATELVERFHGRAAAEAAAQFFEERFQKRTAHRPKPVRLATRADEVWICQLMKDVRFAPSTSEARRLVLQGAVRVDGRPVGIDYRFRRGRDRLLEVGRRRLAEITFGEPE; encoded by the coding sequence GTGACGCCGGCGGCGCAGCTCGCGGCGCTGCGGCGCGGCGTGGTGAGCATCCTGCCCGAGGACGAACTGCACGCGCGGCTCGAGACCGGCAAACCGTTGCGCGTGAAGCTCGGGGTCGATCCGACCGCCCCTGACATTCACCTGGGGCACACGGTGCCGTTGGTGAAGTTGCGCCAGTTCCAGGACCTCGGGCACGAGGCGGTGCTCATCATCGGCGACTTCACGGCGCTCATCGGCGACCCGAGCGGACGCTCGACCACCCGGCCGGTCCTGGGGCGGGCGGAGATCGAGGCCAACGCGCGCACCTTCACCGAGCAGGTGTTCAAGATCCTGGACCGCTCGCGGACCGAGGTGCGTCACAACGGCGAGTGGCTCTCGAAGCTGTCGCTCGAAGACGTCGTGCGCCTAACCGCCACGATGACCGTCGCCCGCATGCTGGAGCGGGACGACTTCCGGCAGCGTTACGCGGCGGGTACGCCGATCGGGTTGCACGAGTTCCTCTATCCCCTCCTCCAGGGGTACGACTCGGTCGCGGTGCGCGCGGACGTGGAGCTCGGCGGCACCGATCAGACGTTCAACCTCCTGGTGGGCCGGGACCTGCAGCGCGACGCGGGGCAGGCGGGGCAGGTGGCCGTCATCCTGCCGCTGCTCGAGGGCACCGACGGGGTGCAGAAGATGTCCAAGAGCCTGGGCAACCACATCGGCATCGCCGAGCCGCCCGAAGAGATGTACGGCAAGGTGATGTCGCTCAGCGACGCGCTCATGCTGCGCTACTACGAGCTGCTGAGCCGGGCCGACGCGGAGCAGCGGGAAGGGGTGCGGCACGGCCGCGTCCACCCCATGGAGGCGAAGAAGGCGCTGGCGACCGAGCTGGTCGAGCGTTTTCATGGTCGGGCCGCTGCCGAGGCCGCGGCGCAGTTCTTCGAGGAGCGGTTCCAGAAGCGCACGGCGCACCGGCCGAAGCCCGTGCGCCTCGCCACCCGGGCGGACGAGGTGTGGATCTGCCAGCTGATGAAGGACGTGCGCTTCGCACCCTCGACCAGCGAGGCCCGGCGGCTGGTGCTGCAGGGCGCGGTCAGGGTCGACGGCCGGCCGGTCGGCATCGACTATCGGTTCCGGCGCGGGCGGGATCGCCTGCTGGAAGTGGGCCGCCGCCGGCTGGCGGAGATCACGTTCGGGGAACCCGAGTGA